One segment of Solanum stenotomum isolate F172 chromosome 1, ASM1918654v1, whole genome shotgun sequence DNA contains the following:
- the LOC125853116 gene encoding B-box zinc finger protein 19-like: MRTLCDVCESAAAILFCAADEAALCRSCDEKVHMCNKLASRHVRVGLADPSKIQRCDICENAPAFFYCEIDGSSLCLQCDMIVHVGGKRTHGRYLLIRQRIEFPGDKLGPSNELGLPSTEQGDVRREPAQPFKLPMIDNHQPNRETAMAAVENNVNNSVKMENELIDLNSRPHRMHGQTSNNQEQGMDMLGGSNHESVGVVPDGPFKREPEK, encoded by the exons ATGAGAACCCTTTGTGATGTTTGTGAAAGTGCAGCCGCAATACTTTTCTGTGCTGCTGATGAGGCGGCTCTCTGCCGTTCTTGTGACGAAAAG GTCCATATGTGCAACAAGCTTGCAAGTCGACATGTAAGAGTTGGGCTAGCTGACCCCAGTAAAATCCAGCGTTGCGACATATGTGAAAATGCACCTG CTTTCTTTTATTGTGAGATCGATGGAAGTTCCCTTTGTTTGCAATGTGATATGATTGTCCATGTTGGAGGTAAACGAACCCATGGAAGATATCTCCTTATAAGGCAGAGGATTGAG TTTCCAGGGGATAAATTGGGCCCTTCAAATGAGCTAGGATTGCCATCTACTGAACAAGGTGATGTAAGGAGGGAGCCTGCACAGCCCTTTAAGCTCCCTATGATAGACAATCACCAACCAAACAGGGAGACTGCTATGGCAGCAGTAGAAAATAACGTGAATAATAGCGTGAAAATGGAGAATGAGTTGATTGACCTTAATTCCAGACCTCATAGGATGCATGGTCAAACGTCAAATAATCAG GAACAAGGAATGGACATGCTTGGTGGTAGCAATCATGAGTCAGTCGGTGTGGTACCTGATGGACCCTTCAAAAGAGAACCGGAGAAGTGA